The window GCGTACTACGCCCGCCAACCCACCGGCGGGTTCGTCGCGAGCGACCCGGCCGGCGACGCGACGCTGGGGCAACTGATCGTTCCGGTCGACGCCGCCGGCGTGTACGTCCCCGGCGGCACCGCGCCGTTGTTCAGCAGCCTCCTCATGAGCGCGGTGCCCGCCCGCGTGGCGGGGGTCGAGCGGATCGTCGTCGCGACCCCGCCGCGGGCGGACGGAACCGTCCCCGACGAGATCCTCCTCGCCGCCGCGCTGGTGGGGGTCGACACCGTCGTCGCGGCGGGGGGCGCGCAAGCGATCGCCGCCCTCGCGTACGGTACCGAGACGCTCGACGGCGTCGCGGTCGTCACCGGCCCCGGCAACGACTACGTCGTCGCGGCGAAACGCCAGGTGTTCGGTGCGGCCGGCATCGAGGCGCTCCCCGGCCCCACGGAAACCCTCGTCCTCGCGGGGCCCGACGCCGACCCCCACCACGTCGCCGCCGACCTGCTGGCGCAGGCGGAACACCTCGGTGCGCAACCGGTCCTGGTGACGTGGTCGGAGGCGCTGCTCGACGCGACCCTGGAGGCGGCGGAGGCCGCGCTCGCCGACCTGACGACCGAGGCGGCGGCGCGCGAATCGATGGAACGGCGTGGCCTGGCGGTCTGGGTCGAGGACGCGGACGCCGCGATGGACGTCGCCAACGCCTACGCGCCGGAGCACCTGTGCCTCCTCGTCGACGACCCCTGGCGGTGGCTGCCGAAGGTCCGCAACGCCGGCGGGGTGTTCCTGGGCGCGTACAGCATGGAGGCGCTCGGCGACTACGTCGCGGGGCCCTCCCACGTCATGCCGACGGGGGGCACCGCCCGCTACGCCAGCTTCTTGAACCTCCGGCACTTCCAGAAGGTCGTGCCGTTGGTGTCCGCCAGTCCCGCGTTCGTCGCGCGCGTCGGGCCGGACGCCGTCCGCCTCGCGCGCGCCGAAGGTCTCGAAGCGCACGCGCGGGCGGTGGAGGCCCGCCTGCACGAGGACGCCGCGGACGACGGGACCGACGCCTGAGCGGTCCCGGACGGCGCGGCGTGCGGACCTCCGCGGGGCGCCTCCTCGCGGTCGCGCCGCTCGTGCTGGTGCTGCTGGTCGCCGGCAACCTGACGCGCGTCCTCGACCCGCCGGCGGCGCCCGACTGCCGGGCCGACGTCGCGCTGGTCATGGGGGCCGCGC of the Trueperaceae bacterium genome contains:
- the hisD gene encoding histidinol dehydrogenase; translation: MRTIRGRDAALREVRQRAAHAFGDDVGQAVRRIVDDVRARGDAAVLDATERFDGVRPATLVVPDDVRAAGAARVDDALRASMERAAARIEAYYARQPTGGFVASDPAGDATLGQLIVPVDAAGVYVPGGTAPLFSSLLMSAVPARVAGVERIVVATPPRADGTVPDEILLAAALVGVDTVVAAGGAQAIAALAYGTETLDGVAVVTGPGNDYVVAAKRQVFGAAGIEALPGPTETLVLAGPDADPHHVAADLLAQAEHLGAQPVLVTWSEALLDATLEAAEAALADLTTEAAARESMERRGLAVWVEDADAAMDVANAYAPEHLCLLVDDPWRWLPKVRNAGGVFLGAYSMEALGDYVAGPSHVMPTGGTARYASFLNLRHFQKVVPLVSASPAFVARVGPDAVRLARAEGLEAHARAVEARLHEDAADDGTDA